The genomic DNA CGCCTCGCCCTATCCTCAGGAAAAAAGCTAAGATTTGCGACGTTCAGGGCAAGCTAAATCTCATTAAGATTGAAGCTTTACGGTCAATTGTTACGTCTTTGTTTGAAATCGCCCCATTGAGATGCTGCCCTATGCAAACTGAAGAATTGCTCGATCGCTATGCGGCGGGAGAGCGAGATTTTCGAGAAGTCATGCTGGCAGGAAGCAGCCTGAGCGGTCGTGATTTGCGCGGAATTAACTTGCGGGGTGCGAATCTGAGCCAGGCGGATCTGGAAGGGGCGGATCTCAGTTCGGCGAACCTGCGGGAGGCAAAATTAACCGGAACGGATTTCAGTCATGCCACGCTGCTGGATACCAATTTCATCGGGGCAGATCTGGAAGGGGCAAATTTGCTGGAGGCGGATCTGAGCCGGGCAGGGCTGCGAGGGTCAAAATTGATCGGGGTGAATTTGTGCCGCAGCAATTCTCCAGAAGCCAATTTTGGTGAAGCAAATCTGAGTCAGGCAAACCTGGTGGAGGCGAATCTGAGCCATGCCAGCTTCCATCGGGCAAAACTGATTTCCTCTGATTTAACCCGTGCCATTCTGGAAGGGGCGAACTTATCGAACGCCAATCTCAACAGTGCCATTCTGGAAGGTGCCATTTTAAGTGGTGCCGTGCTGCATGGTGCCAGCCTGGAACAAGCCGACCTGCGAGAAGCCGATTTAACCCGCGCTCAGGCAATGGGTGCCGTGCTGATTAATGCCAACCTGGGACAAGCCAACGGGAGGGGGATCAATCTCAGCTGGACTTCCCTGCGAGGGGCAAATCTGCGGCGGGCAAATTTGTATCGGGCAAATCTGATCTGGGCAAATTTAAGTGAGGCGGATCTGAGCGAGGCAGTTTTAATCAATGCCAACATCAATCGGGTTAACTTACTCAATGCCAACCTGACCGGAACTT from Leptolyngbya ohadii IS1 includes the following:
- a CDS encoding pentapeptide repeat-containing protein; the protein is MQTEELLDRYAAGERDFREVMLAGSSLSGRDLRGINLRGANLSQADLEGADLSSANLREAKLTGTDFSHATLLDTNFIGADLEGANLLEADLSRAGLRGSKLIGVNLCRSNSPEANFGEANLSQANLVEANLSHASFHRAKLISSDLTRAILEGANLSNANLNSAILEGAILSGAVLHGASLEQADLREADLTRAQAMGAVLINANLGQANGRGINLSWTSLRGANLRRANLYRANLIWANLSEADLSEAVLINANINRVNLLNANLTGTFMPSGTTHE